A stretch of DNA from Micromonospora sp. NBC_01813:
CCTGCGCCGTCACCTCGACCCACCGGCCTGACCGGGGCGGTTTGTCGGTTTGCGGTGGACGCCTGGCGCCAAGTGCGCCACAATTGTGGCCATGAGCATCGAATCGCTGCGCAGCGTCCGCGATCACCTGTCGGAGTACGTCGACCGGGTCGAGCACGAGCACGAGCGGATCGTCGTGACCCGCAACGGTCGCGCTGCCGCCGTGCTGATCAGCCCGGAAGACCTGGCCCAGTTGGAAGAGACGGTCGACGTTCTGCGTGACCCGGAGGCCTTGGCTGACATCCGCGAGGCAGACGAAGCGTACGCCCGCGGTGATGTCCTGCGAGGCACCAGTTCGGTGCGTGGGCTCCGAGAGTGACCGACTACGAGCTGGTGGTCACCCCGCCGGCGCGTCGGGCACTTTACGGCTCCCTGCCTGAGTCAGTTGCCGCCGCCGCGATCGAGTTCCTCACCAATACGCTGGTGCGCAACCCGCACCGAGTGGGTAAGCCGTTGCAGTTCGAGCTGTCCGGCATCTGGTCCGCGCGGCGCGGCACATACCGTGTGCTTTACCGGATCAACGAAGACAAGCATGAGGTCATCGTGTTGCGGGTCGAGCATCGACGTGACGCCTACCGACCCATGTGATCCGTGCCAGCCGCCAACCTGGGCCGAGCTGGGTCCACAGAGGTTGCTGGCGGGTGCCCGCTAGCCTTGCCGTATGGCAGACCAGGCACCGCAGACGCCGACAGACCGCAAGCTGGTGTGGGCCCCCGACATGGTGCGGGCCGGCATCGCGGCAGAGGTCATGCCGCAGGCAAGCCAGAGCTTGCCGCAGCGCCTTGCTCAGGCGGCGAGGCTCG
This window harbors:
- a CDS encoding type II toxin-antitoxin system Phd/YefM family antitoxin — protein: MSIESLRSVRDHLSEYVDRVEHEHERIVVTRNGRAAAVLISPEDLAQLEETVDVLRDPEALADIREADEAYARGDVLRGTSSVRGLRE
- a CDS encoding type II toxin-antitoxin system RelE family toxin — translated: MTDYELVVTPPARRALYGSLPESVAAAAIEFLTNTLVRNPHRVGKPLQFELSGIWSARRGTYRVLYRINEDKHEVIVLRVEHRRDAYRPM